Genomic DNA from Candidatus Brocadiaceae bacterium:
ACCGCCCGCATCGCGCCCAGAAGCACCGCGGCCAGGATGCCGCTGCGGGCCGCGGGCACCACGACCTTCACCACCGTTTCCATGCGCGTGGCCCCGAGGCCGTAGCTCGCCTCGCGCAGTTCACGGCCCACGGTGCTGAGCGCGTCCTCGCAAACGCTCACCACCGTCGGCAGGGCCATGATCCCGAGGATGATCGAGACGTTCAACGCCGTCGTCCCACTGGCGATGGCCATGCCGTGCAGGGCGCGCGCCGCCGCCCCCACCGCCCCCAGGCAGGCCGCGCCGAACAGAACCCCGGCCGGCACCGCCACCGCCCGCCGCGCCCCCCCCCTCAAGCAGCCCGATGCCAGGTCGCCGAAGACGACGGCCGCCAGCACGGCGAGCGGCACGCCCACCACCAGCGTGCCCAGTGCCAGCACCCGTCCTCCGTGCTCCTGCAACAGCGGGGCGAACACGACCAGCGCGAAGAACCCGTAGGCGACCGACGGGATCGCGGCCAGGACCTCGATCACCGGCTTGACGGCCTGCCGCAGGCCGAACGGAAGCACGTCGCTCAGGCAGACGGCCGCGGCGATTCCCATCGGGCCGGCCACGACCATGGCGCCGAAGGTCACCATCGCGCTGCCGTAGAACAGCGTCAGGGCCCCGAATTCAGCCGGCTCCCGCGAAGGATACCACCGGGTGCCGCCGAAGAACTCGCCCAGGCCGCGGGAGCGGAAGAACGGGAGGGCGTCCCGGATGATCGAGTGGAAGATGAAGAGGATCACCGTGGCCGAACCTACCGCGATGGCGAACAGGAACGCCTCCCCCGCAAAGGAGGCCAGCCGCGCAAGCCGGCCGGCCCTCCTCTCCCTGACCAGGGCGC
This window encodes:
- a CDS encoding phosphate ABC transporter permease subunit PstC, with product MKHHRPRALVRERRAGRLARLASFAGEAFLFAIAVGSATVILFIFHSIIRDALPFFRSRGLGEFFGGTRWYPSREPAEFGALTLFYGSAMVTFGAMVVAGPMGIAAAVCLSDVLPFGLRQAVKPVIEVLAAIPSVAYGFFALVVFAPLLQEHGGRVLALGTLVVGVPLAVLAAVVFGDLASGCLRGGARRAVAVPAGVLFGAACLGAVGAAARALHGMAIASGTTALNVSIILGIMALPTVVSVCEDALSTVGRELREASYGLGATRMETVVKVVVPAARSGILAAVLLGAMRAVGETMVVWMASGNAAQIPSPWWNVLAPVRTVTATIAGDMGEADHVTGSDRYHVLFALALCLLTISFVCNLVSEWAIRRSRRTGE